The following are from one region of the Betaproteobacteria bacterium genome:
- a CDS encoding tripartite tricarboxylate transporter substrate binding protein encodes MRMTYLALASGLLACTLAAAPAWAQTGYPGKPIRLVHGFTPGGISDVLARAIGAKLSDRLGQQVLVDPRPGAGTTIASDLIAKSPGDGYTLFLQDITTHAINASLYRKLPYDSLKDFTPITLIAATPLMLLVHPSLPAKSVQELVALAKKRPNEIAHGSSGNGTILHLAAEMLKSMSGVRMIHVPYKGSPQAVAALLGGEIALSFSTMPPALPNVQAGKLRALAVTTPQRSAAAPDVPTLKEAGLPEFELVLYSGILGPRGVPAPIVERLNAEIGKVVRLPELEKIYSKVGAVAVTNSPHAFAAHMSAEMTKLGKLVKLSGAHID; translated from the coding sequence ATGAGAATGACATACCTCGCATTGGCGAGTGGCCTGCTCGCTTGTACCCTTGCGGCCGCGCCCGCATGGGCGCAGACCGGCTACCCGGGCAAGCCGATCCGCTTGGTTCATGGCTTCACCCCGGGCGGCATCTCGGACGTGCTTGCACGCGCGATCGGGGCCAAGCTCTCCGACAGGCTCGGCCAGCAGGTCCTGGTCGATCCGCGCCCGGGCGCGGGCACCACCATTGCCTCCGATCTCATCGCCAAATCGCCCGGCGACGGCTACACGCTGTTCTTGCAGGACATCACCACGCACGCGATCAACGCGAGCCTGTATCGCAAGCTGCCGTACGACTCGCTCAAGGATTTCACGCCCATCACGCTGATCGCCGCGACCCCGCTCATGCTGCTGGTGCATCCGTCGCTGCCGGCGAAATCAGTGCAGGAGCTGGTGGCGCTCGCCAAGAAACGCCCGAACGAAATCGCGCATGGCTCCTCGGGCAACGGCACCATCCTTCACCTGGCCGCCGAGATGCTCAAGTCGATGTCGGGCGTCCGGATGATCCACGTACCTTACAAGGGCAGCCCGCAGGCGGTCGCCGCCCTGCTCGGTGGCGAAATCGCGCTTTCCTTCTCGACCATGCCGCCGGCGCTCCCCAACGTGCAGGCCGGCAAGCTGCGTGCGCTCGCCGTGACCACGCCCCAGCGATCGGCAGCCGCGCCCGACGTGCCGACGCTGAAGGAAGCGGGTCTGCCGGAGTTCGAGCTGGTGCTCTATAGTGGCATACTGGGCCCGCGCGGCGTGCCTGCGCCCATCGTCGAACGACTGAACGCGGAGATCGGCAAGGTGGTGCGGCTGCCCGAGCTCGAGAAGATCTACAGCAAAGTGGGCGCGGTGGCAGTCACCAATTCGCCGCATGCGTTCGCCGCGCACATGAGCGCGGAAATGACCAAGCTCGGCAAGCTGGTCAAGCTTTCGGGCGCGCATATCGACTGA
- a CDS encoding tripartite tricarboxylate transporter substrate binding protein — MPQYRHIAFLSLALLAAGPVCAAAPYPERSIRLIVPFPPGGGTDALSRILAPKLTEYLGQQVLVDNRGGAQGTVGTALGAKAAPDGYTMLFAHSGALTINPHMYSRLSYDTLKNFAAVSRGTEMPYILVLHPSVPAKSMQELAQLARSRPGELTFASTSAGPQLMGELFRLTTKTKMVHVPYKGAGPALTDLLGGHVGIMFTVPTSVGPHIRSGKLRALGVSGPKREESLPDIPTMTEAGFSDFGQAREWYGFVVPSGTPAEAVTKLNAALVRALNDADVHKRLHPLAQKAVPSTPAEFGDYIRSQYALWGKVVKATGAKVD; from the coding sequence ATGCCGCAGTACCGTCACATCGCATTCCTGTCGCTTGCATTGCTGGCCGCAGGGCCCGTTTGCGCCGCAGCGCCGTATCCCGAACGATCCATCCGCCTCATCGTGCCCTTCCCGCCCGGCGGCGGCACCGATGCGCTCTCGCGCATCCTCGCGCCCAAGTTGACGGAATACCTGGGCCAGCAAGTCCTGGTCGACAATCGCGGTGGTGCGCAGGGAACCGTCGGCACTGCGCTCGGCGCCAAGGCGGCGCCCGACGGCTACACGATGCTGTTCGCGCATTCAGGCGCGCTCACCATCAACCCGCACATGTACAGCAGGCTGAGCTACGACACGCTGAAGAATTTCGCGGCCGTCTCGCGCGGCACCGAGATGCCCTATATCCTCGTGCTGCATCCCTCGGTGCCGGCGAAGTCGATGCAGGAATTGGCTCAACTCGCACGTTCGCGCCCCGGCGAGCTCACGTTCGCGTCCACCTCCGCCGGGCCGCAGCTGATGGGCGAGCTCTTTCGCCTGACGACGAAAACGAAGATGGTGCACGTTCCCTACAAGGGAGCGGGACCAGCTCTAACAGATCTTCTCGGCGGCCATGTCGGCATCATGTTCACGGTGCCGACCTCGGTGGGGCCGCACATCCGGTCAGGGAAGCTGCGCGCGCTCGGCGTTTCGGGACCGAAGCGCGAGGAAAGCCTGCCCGACATTCCGACCATGACCGAGGCGGGATTCAGCGATTTCGGCCAGGCTCGGGAATGGTACGGGTTCGTCGTTCCGAGCGGCACGCCGGCCGAAGCGGTGACGAAGCTCAACGCCGCGCTGGTGCGCGCGCTCAACGATGCCGACGTGCACAAGCGCCTGCATCCGCTCGCACAGAAGGCGGTTCCGAGCACTCCGGCGGAATTCGGCGACTACATTCGCAGCCAGTACGCGCTCTGGGGCAAGGTCGTGAAGGCCACCGGCGCGAAGGTGGATTAG
- a CDS encoding response regulator: MRRNRAAAASSRNPPRRFRQVETTLAAAFPHETTPRSHMKRQIVKPAADGGAPMNDSAVAVAKAAAQTDAGGRPEPGLKLLRYFSISGFVAIAVAIVLLSTLCRVLAVKDLREIGERNNVALTQALANVLWPRYGEFLSDTTALDANALRAHPRIAQLHRELVQHVRGMSVAKVRVYDLSGRTVYSSEARQIGEDKRTNAGFLAARSGRATSEISHRDQFSAFEQTIADRDVLSSYVPIVTGSPGRIVGVFEVYDDITPLLRQIARTQLLVTGATAAVLLALYSAMYLVVRRSNAVLRRQADERREAQHSTHRASEFLNRLVNGLPNPVFVKDEAHRWITVNDEFCRLVGKPREQILGTTDFDHFPEQQARAAWLHDDIAFESNRPETTAPRIRDAAGDRRWLLTRKCSAHLPDGGRILIGVITDVTDLKTAQREMQDAKEAAESASRAKSQFLANMSHEIRTPMNGILGMTELLLDTALDPTQRRFAHNAHRSGSALLQIINDILDFSKIEAGKLEIEHIDFDLRAVLDEVTELLAHRTRGKALTLERRVGADIPARVRGDAMRLRQILINLIGNAIKFTERGGITVDAAWHGANTGAALLPGDACMLRFCVTDTGIGIALEAIERLFQAFNQVDGSTTRRYGGTGTGLGLVISKQLVELMGGEIGVRSTPGQGTTFWFTLALTIGASATDQTNARSAPSLEADSSRPVRSQPESVAESLPAGAPTLSLVPKGIARDADSRPRILLAEDNGVNQEVACAMLQNLGCEVDLAHDGVEALEHLAAGRFDAVLMDCQMPRMDGFAASREIRNREAQCDDSRRVPIIALTANAMEGDRERCLEAGMDDYLAKPFKLAELGAMLERWLVRPASDSDRSHANLAA, translated from the coding sequence GACACCGCGTTCCCACATGAAGCGACAGATCGTCAAACCCGCCGCCGACGGAGGCGCGCCGATGAACGATTCCGCCGTGGCCGTGGCCAAGGCAGCCGCGCAAACCGACGCTGGCGGCCGGCCCGAGCCTGGGCTCAAGCTTTTGCGCTATTTTTCGATCTCGGGCTTCGTCGCGATCGCCGTGGCGATCGTGCTGCTGAGCACGCTGTGCCGGGTGCTCGCCGTGAAGGATCTGCGCGAAATCGGCGAGCGCAACAACGTCGCGCTCACCCAGGCGTTGGCGAACGTTCTGTGGCCGCGCTACGGCGAGTTCCTGTCCGATACCACCGCCCTCGATGCGAACGCCTTGCGAGCCCATCCGCGGATAGCGCAGCTCCACCGCGAGCTGGTGCAGCACGTGCGTGGGATGTCGGTCGCGAAAGTGAGGGTCTACGACCTCTCCGGCAGAACCGTGTATTCGAGCGAAGCGCGCCAGATCGGCGAGGACAAGCGCACCAACGCAGGCTTCCTCGCCGCGCGCTCCGGACGCGCAACGAGCGAGATCAGCCATCGCGACCAGTTCAGCGCGTTCGAGCAGACCATTGCCGATCGCGATGTCCTGTCGAGCTACGTTCCGATCGTGACCGGCTCGCCTGGGCGCATCGTCGGCGTGTTCGAAGTCTACGACGACATCACGCCGCTGCTGCGGCAAATCGCGCGTACCCAACTGCTCGTGACCGGCGCCACCGCCGCCGTACTGCTCGCCTTGTATTCGGCAATGTATCTCGTCGTGCGCCGGTCCAATGCCGTTCTGAGGCGCCAGGCGGACGAGCGGCGCGAAGCGCAGCACTCCACGCACCGCGCGAGCGAATTCCTCAACAGGCTCGTCAACGGCCTGCCCAATCCCGTGTTCGTGAAGGACGAGGCGCACCGTTGGATCACGGTGAACGACGAGTTCTGCCGACTCGTGGGCAAGCCGCGCGAGCAGATCCTCGGCACCACCGATTTCGATCACTTCCCCGAGCAGCAGGCGCGCGCGGCCTGGCTTCACGACGACATCGCGTTCGAGTCCAACCGGCCGGAGACGACGGCTCCCCGTATCCGGGACGCGGCCGGCGACCGGCGCTGGCTGCTCACGCGCAAGTGCTCGGCGCATTTGCCCGATGGCGGCCGCATTCTGATCGGCGTCATCACGGACGTAACGGATCTCAAGACGGCGCAGCGCGAAATGCAGGACGCGAAGGAAGCCGCCGAGTCGGCGAGCCGGGCCAAGTCGCAGTTCCTGGCCAACATGAGCCACGAGATCCGCACGCCGATGAACGGCATCCTCGGAATGACCGAGCTGCTGCTCGATACTGCGCTCGATCCGACGCAGCGCCGCTTCGCTCACAACGCGCACCGCTCGGGCTCGGCGCTGCTGCAGATCATCAACGACATCCTCGACTTCTCCAAGATCGAAGCGGGCAAGCTCGAGATCGAGCACATCGACTTCGACCTGCGCGCGGTGCTCGACGAAGTGACCGAGCTGCTGGCCCATCGCACGCGCGGCAAGGCGTTGACGCTCGAGCGCCGAGTCGGCGCCGACATCCCCGCACGCGTGCGCGGCGATGCCATGCGATTGCGCCAGATCCTCATCAACCTGATCGGGAACGCGATCAAGTTCACCGAGCGCGGCGGGATCACGGTCGATGCAGCCTGGCACGGCGCCAACACGGGCGCCGCTCTGCTGCCGGGCGATGCCTGTATGCTTCGGTTCTGCGTCACCGACACGGGAATCGGCATCGCGCTCGAGGCCATCGAGCGGCTGTTCCAGGCGTTCAACCAGGTGGACGGATCGACCACCCGCCGCTATGGCGGCACCGGCACCGGCCTCGGCCTGGTGATCTCCAAGCAACTCGTGGAGCTCATGGGCGGAGAGATTGGCGTTCGGAGCACGCCCGGGCAAGGCACGACGTTCTGGTTCACCCTGGCACTCACGATCGGCGCATCCGCAACGGACCAGACGAACGCCCGCAGCGCGCCGTCGCTCGAGGCCGATTCGTCACGCCCGGTCCGATCGCAGCCGGAAAGCGTTGCGGAATCCCTGCCGGCCGGCGCGCCGACGCTTTCGCTCGTGCCCAAGGGCATAGCCCGAGACGCCGACAGCCGTCCGCGCATTCTCCTGGCGGAGGATAACGGCGTAAACCAGGAAGTCGCCTGCGCAATGCTGCAGAACCTGGGCTGTGAGGTCGATCTCGCTCACGATGGGGTCGAAGCGCTCGAGCACCTCGCCGCTGGCCGCTTCGACGCTGTCCTCATGGATTGCCAGATGCCGCGAATGGACGGATTCGCGGCGAGCCGGGAGATACGCAACCGCGAGGCGCAATGCGACGATAGCAGGCGCGTTCCGATCATCGCGCTCACAGCCAATGCGATGGAGGGCGATCGCGAACGCTGCCTCGAAGCCGGCATGGACGATTATCTGGCCAAGCCGTTCAAGCTCGCGGAGCTCGGCGCCATGCTGGAGCGCTGGCTGGTCCGGCCCGCGTCGGATTCGGACCGTTCGCACGCAAACCTGGCCGCCTGA
- a CDS encoding polysaccharide deacetylase, producing the protein MSLVPQQSRYDYVPLTERKDYTWPGGKRLAFCITTNVEIYAYGKGRGHDNAKHGEPQTQRNYSWRDYGNRIGIWRLFDLAQELDMPLAHNANSLLYEHAPQIMERIRARGDEIVGHGRTNSENLQDFRWESDEVRVIAEITETFRSHEGRPPKGWMGAGTYENPWTPDVLKEAGYKYLMDWPHDDQPIWMRTRSGPILSVPYPAELNDSPQIIHRQHTGREFCDMMVDQFEEMVEQSAQHPLVCNISIHPFVFGYPFRLRPLRTALKHCFASRCMDRVWKCKPEDVADHCYAMKPGIIPGS; encoded by the coding sequence ATGTCGCTCGTACCTCAGCAATCGCGCTACGACTACGTGCCGCTCACCGAGCGCAAGGACTACACCTGGCCCGGCGGCAAGCGGCTCGCGTTCTGCATCACGACCAATGTCGAGATCTACGCTTACGGCAAGGGTCGCGGTCACGACAACGCCAAGCACGGCGAACCGCAGACGCAACGCAATTACTCCTGGCGTGATTACGGCAACCGCATCGGCATCTGGCGGCTGTTCGACCTCGCCCAGGAGCTCGACATGCCGCTCGCGCACAACGCGAACAGCCTCCTCTACGAGCACGCGCCGCAGATCATGGAACGCATCCGGGCGCGCGGCGACGAGATCGTCGGGCACGGGCGCACCAACTCCGAGAACCTGCAGGATTTCCGTTGGGAGTCCGACGAGGTGCGGGTCATTGCCGAGATCACCGAAACATTCCGCAGCCACGAGGGCAGGCCGCCGAAGGGCTGGATGGGCGCGGGCACCTACGAGAATCCCTGGACGCCCGATGTCCTCAAGGAGGCGGGCTACAAGTACCTCATGGACTGGCCGCACGACGATCAGCCGATCTGGATGCGCACGCGCTCGGGCCCGATCCTGTCGGTGCCCTATCCGGCCGAGCTGAACGATTCGCCCCAGATCATCCATCGCCAGCATACCGGTCGCGAGTTCTGCGACATGATGGTCGACCAGTTCGAGGAAATGGTCGAGCAGAGCGCGCAGCACCCGCTGGTGTGCAACATCTCCATCCACCCTTTCGTGTTCGGCTATCCGTTCCGGCTGCGCCCGCTGCGCACCGCCCTGAAGCACTGTTTCGCGTCCAGGTGCATGGACAGGGTGTGGAAGTGCAAGCCGGAGGACGTCGCCGATCACTGTTACGCGATGAAGCCCGGCATCATCCCCGGAAGCTGA